tatatgcctataATATATGTATAGTCGTTATCTTTATACACAATCAACATAATTGAAATTTCGTACTAATTAATAATTATCATATTagtttctttctcttgatatgttaacgcggacaagtaaaaataaacagaaggagtgacttttatctccgtttttcttctttgtcaatactttaaacgtgaagagatgacgaacaatagcaatgcaaatttgtaccaaaagttattttaattttcctacacataacttgttcacttttgacttttcaagttctttgagaattaataaataaagtatactatattttatcataatatccatatttcttagtgtatagtctcaatagcctcagaaaatgatttgaaaatgaataattaatgtgaagggtaaaataaaaagaagaatttttttttcttgatatgttaacgtcgacaagtaaaagtgaagggatggagtgacttttatccccctTTACCTCTATTGTCAATACTTTATTTATTTACTCTCCTTTACAGTCTCTagttattgtttttttttatattttcatttcagaattaaaatttggtgattaatgatataacatatatctttctaattttgatttctttgtaacaatttgttttatctataattgttaacataaaaaattataatatattttttaattaatttaataaaaatattttattagttttgcttttaaaaaatttaatatatacaacaatggttcttatgtttggatctgagtagttacttaattgaaatggatatcaacctgtcggtatacatataaaatattaaataatttaaaagaaaaaatttagaatcaaaatattaattttccctcatattcttactaattttcttttacatcgatgaacaacttttattgtcatgataatgagaaaaaagtccgactctttccatctcaaagacttaattccatcaactccattttttaattataactaaggTGATGGTACACAAGATACATTTtatatatgttgctatatataataacaattacaatttttttaaaatttatttttaaaatacaaaccttaaGGACTGGCTAATTAAAATGAATAGACATGTTCGACCCGTGCATCGCACCGGCATGTATTGCTAGTTTAATCTTAAGTAAACAAATAGtaatatttttaaataatatatgtTGAGACAAACACGTAACTCAAAAATAGTCTAATCATAATTCTTCAAAACTTTATCGAATACCACATATCgaaaaattgatttttatttctaaagaTAAAATTAAAAGATTACCTCTACACCTCTTTAAAAAAGAGTACTATAAGTGAGAATATAAAATTCAAAGATGACTAATATTGAATTAGTATTTTAACAAATAACATGATGAGCTGTCCTTTCTCGGcatgaatgaaaaaaaaaaattgataatctAGAATACATTTTGCCATTACCAATTTGACTATTAATACTACAGTATATTATAACCGATTATGCTCTATCTCTTCTTATTTTTTTCACCGCCAATGCTTTTATTATGAAAACAAATATATTCACCCTAATAGTTTGACTTATATGATGAATTTGAAAATAATTAAATTGGATTTTGTTGCAAATTAGTTAATTCCAAGACTTCATTAtatgttaagaacaatgaaagaaataatttatatattttttattcaaATTGTTAATATTAACTTATCCCCCaatttttaaatataatatttagatgtaataatatttttttctgcTAGGAATTCTATTTTTAGATGGTAGAAAATACATATTAGTTTTGGATCTTTGTGCTTGCAGAATCATTAGTATGATTTGAGTATTGCCAACtagttttctttttctctctttattACATTCTTAAATATTTTTTAGTGAATTCTTCTAATTATTAAGTATAGTTTTACAATATTACcgataaatagaaaattatttTTGATTTGAATAGGAAAGTAGTTCAAATATGATATTATAGCTTATGCATAGAGTTCACCTAAACTACTGGGCGAGATTAAGAAAAATTGGGTCATCAAAAGGTCTTCAAATGGTATTGATTTaagaaatatattttatatataatcaaTGTACACTGGTAATACAAATAATTCTCACACTATCATTTTTTAATTTAACCTTTTATAACATGTCATTACTTTATATTTGGGTGACTAATAACTATAGTCATTTATCGCTGTGGATTAATCTGGTCGTGTAAAAAACTTACATACGTTTGGTGCACAAACGCTAAACTTAGAGGTACTATCAATGATTGATAAGATGATTCACAAAATGGTGCATTCAGAATTTTATAGGGAAATTATTAATTGTCAAATTTCTGGTCAGGTATGTGCTAGGGGAAAATTCATAAATAACCACTTTTCAGCACCTATAATTGAAAAGTAGCCATTATTCTGGAGTTTTActtgttgaatttgaaatttCAGTACAATGACTATTTTTCAACGATAAGGCCGACAAGTGATCATTGGATGTTATTTCTAGCCATGCAAGTCGTAGCGAGCCCAGAGCTCGTCGAGAGGGCAAGAGTTGCCAGAATCCAGCCTGAGCCAAGGTTTTCCACCTCCACTCCAATGCAACAAACTAACAGGACCAGCATGTATATTTCTGCAACTTCCACTCAAATTATCCCCTCCAAGTCCATGCTGGTTCCATCTTTGGTCAATTGGTACTATCTTCCCTGCAAATACCAATAAAAATGGGGGCAATGAACCAAGCTCATATATCCTATGCACTCTCTGAATCTTCATCCATCTTTCTAGTTTCCTTGTGTATCTGTACTTCCTCCATTTAGTTAAATCAATCACCATTACACCTGAAAATGTCAACCGTTCGGTTATCATTAGTCCTACCAATTTTTATTTCGTGTTTTTAGACAATCAGGTTAGTTGTCCCTCAACAACATGTAACAGTAAGCTTTATAACACATTAACATATTACACTGTTAGTATAAATAAGTTAAATCCATCATTTACCGTTGCATGATTTAGTCGTTGACTCTTCCATAAAAGGCTCCTTATTCCCTAAGCATAAAGAAGTAACcaaacaagaaagaaaaagacATTCCTAGTTGTATTTTAGGTATAGTAAGGACTTTCTTGATGAATGGTTGTTGAAACAGGGTAAATTAGGTGTAAATTTGGACTACATGTACATCTGTAGCTTTATTTTAGTACCAGACAGGTATATCTAATTTTTATTAAGTGCACTTTGACATTGCATTTTAACAAAGTATTTGATTCTTGCATATTGGTTGAACCATTCTTTAGAAAGAATATCCAATGTGATCATAAACAATTACATAAAACAGGAGAagaaatatcatcatcatacctgTGTTGAAGTAACAAGGTCTCTGGCCATGGAACGCGCGAGAAAACTTCTTGTGAGACCAAAATTTAGGGGTAAAATAGTTGGTGAAATTAGCATGGCAGTACTCGGGTGATCCCAAAGTTGTTGATCCAAGACTTATTCTCCACAAATTGGAAATGTCATCAACTACAATGATATCAGAATCCAAGTATATGACCCTTTCAACACAGGGCTCTAAGAGGTCAGCCAAGTAATTCCTTGCATAATTCAATGGATGTTCAAGAGCTTGCCTTATGCTAGAAGAAATCTTGTTCTGCACAATCCCCGGACTGAAATAGTAAATCTTGAAAGCCAAAAAGGGGAATATTTTTTCCAAGTGGGGTTCAAGATTTGTATCAGATGAAATGAAATGGAAGAAAAGATTTTCAGGGCAGTGACAATGCTGATGGATTGAATGAATTGCAGCGACCGATCCACGAAGGAATTTAATGTCAAGGGTCATTGAAATATGGACTAGAGAAGGATTGCAAATTTTTGTGCTAATGGAACTTGTGGGAATTATTGAACATTTTGGAGAGTTCTTGAAATTTGGTGATTGTTTATAGTTGAACAGAGGATCAGGATTTGAATCGGATGATTTTATTGCTTCTGCTGGAGGATAGGATGGTAGAAAAGGATAGGCCAAAATGATCACAATTGAAATGGTGATCATAAAGCTTGAAATTTCAATAAACCAAGTCATTTTTTCTTCTATACACTTGAACATCAAATTGGACTGATCCTTTCTACTAATTTTCCCTTTGCCACCACCAGAAATCTCTTCTTCACatctcttctcttcttcttcttgagtGAATATTTAGTTTCTTTTCAGATTTAGAAAGAACAAGCTGATTGGATTTGGAGGGTAGTTTAATAGGAACATGAAGCGTATGGACTCTGTCATCATGAATAACTTCTACCCCAGTAATCATGTGGAAAAGAAATTAAAAGTTTCACTTCTTATTTAGAGGTAGGACCCACCCTCCCCACTACCCTTGTAGTTGTAGGCCAATTCAAATATTTGAGACTTTGGGTTTTGTTTCCACAAAATACTACATTTTATATTCTACTTTGTCGAAaacaaaaatttattttttaaactaaaCAGTTCTTATATCAGATTTAAGAAAGGGTAATGGATCGTTATTTTACGTCAATTCAGAACTGAAAGTCGATAGAGGCTAGGAGTGGGAGCTATACTTTAGCCTGGTGGAATTGTCATGTCTTTCTTAAGAGCTAAGAATGCGATTATATTCTACAGAATATGCATAATTAATTCCACTAGGAATCCTACAACAATACCTTTACTAAGCTATCAAGTTTCAACTACTTCtaacaaataattttttcttcGCACTTTAATTTTACTCTTACTTCTCAATTTGTCATTCTTAATAATTGAAATGCTATCTACTTCCAAAGTTTAGGTTAATATACCAGACAATCCCTAAACCATAAAGCTATAAAGTCAAATTAATGCGGTTGTTAGTTATCTAAACCCTCCACTGGAATTGGTTTTAAGAATTGATAAAGAGAAAAACTCACCCTTGTGACAAGAAAAAGAGGGCGTGGGATGGCGATAGCCACCTAATTATCTATGAGGGTTCACATACATAGATTGAACGCTTCAAATTAGAAACACAATAATTTGACATCCGTATTGAACAAATCCTTGCAAATTGCAATACAAAGCCTTTAGTGCTAAGATCTTTTTTTAGTGCTAGCGATTAAAACATCAAACGAAAGGAGGAAAGGAAACTATAAAGTTTAACCACGTCCTTCAGTCAACCCATTGAGGAAAAAACATGGGAAAATTTTAGAATCTTTTCATCATCTTTACAAGAAAACCAAAGTTTAGCAGAATCTCAATGTATGATCCAATTTTAGGCGGCAAACAGACAACAAAGTGCAGAACTATAAAAAGCAGCTCTAATCATCAGCaacatcatacatacatacaatTTCACTTTCTTCCTATCTTTTTCCAATACCAAAATGAAGCCCTTTGTTTAAAAGGTTCTGACCAATTATAGTTTGTTAAACTAAAGTAGAGATCCAAATAGTCGAACCAAAACCAACGACAGGTTTGCACATTGTTGTCGACTATTTTACATTTTTACTAAATGAGTCTTTGATTTTTTTATCTTGCAGCGTTGGATTCTTTAAACATTCACTTGTGAGGAGGAAAATCAAGATGACAGAAACAAATGCTCTTTTGTAAAACCAAATGTATATTAAGCAATAGTTTTAGTACTGTATTAATAAACACAGTGCAATCTAAAACAGCATTCGGAATGACTACTCTGTGAGTAGATAGTTTCTTTGACATCAGTTTGCCTCTTCATTGAATGTTTGCCTGGACCGCCCTAGATAAATTTGAATTCACAATCTAAACCAAGATGTAATATTAAAAAGAACTAAAACATTACACCATTAATCTAATTCACAATCTCAGATGTATGATGTAACTTAAAATTAACCCTTTCTAGTTTAAAAGaaactttaggacttaaatactCCGCTAAGAAAATAACCTTTTCTCTCTTACAACTAATGAACTAGTACAAAATAAAACAACAGCAGTCGAATTACTCATATTAAACTAACGCACAATGTCTTGACTCTTGAACAACAAAAAGAGTAATTTGAATGTATTAATTTCCACCAACCTGTTATTTTCCTTGCCTACCCTTCCTCAACTTGCCACCCATTCCCAAAGAGAAAAAGAGAGTACCAATCACACAATTAGCCCATTGAAGAAAAACATAGAATTGGCAACATTTAAGGATATTCACCAACTTTACAAGAAAACCACTTTAACATTTGCAGAATATCAATCAATGATTCAAATTTTAGACaccaaaaacacaacaatatgcAAAACCAAAAAAAGTCACATCCAATCATCAGCACCATCATATATACACTTTCACTTTCTTCCATCCAAAATCAAGCCATTTCTCTATAAGGCTTTCTTCTTTTTTGCTGTTAGCACACTaagaatatttttttaataaCCCTAAAAAGCTTCTACTAAAAGCTAAAAACAAGGGTTTTTTTTTTGTCTACTTTAATAAGCAAAAAAGAGGTTAGGGTTTTGTTTAGTACTGACTATTTGTGCTTTGTTTAGGCAAAAACAGAGCCACAAGACAGAGCCATCAAAACAAAAGCAGctctttcaacttcatcaattttcctttgatttcttggcTTCTTCATTGAAGATCTTTGTCTTTGTAATATCACCACTTCTTTTCCTAACATCATCAATTTCACCCTCAATACTTTGCTTATTTTCCCATCTTTTGAATTTCCAATTTTATCCTCATTGCTGTTAGAAGtgagtttttcttttttcttctctgGACCTTTGCTTGGGGTTCTCTTTTTCTTCCTGTATTTGATCCCACAAGCATTGCAAAGTGACTACAACAAAGTAATTAACAACACGAATTAGCAGCTGATCGCGTGA
The sequence above is a segment of the Lycium barbarum isolate Lr01 chromosome 6, ASM1917538v2, whole genome shotgun sequence genome. Coding sequences within it:
- the LOC132598413 gene encoding probable galacturonosyltransferase-like 7, which translates into the protein MFKCIEEKMTWFIEISSFMITISIVIILAYPFLPSYPPAEAIKSSDSNPDPLFNYKQSPNFKNSPKCSIIPTSSISTKICNPSLVHISMTLDIKFLRGSVAAIHSIHQHCHCPENLFFHFISSDTNLEPHLEKIFPFLAFKIYYFSPGIVQNKISSSIRQALEHPLNYARNYLADLLEPCVERVIYLDSDIIVVDDISNLWRISLGSTTLGSPEYCHANFTNYFTPKFWSHKKFSRAFHGQRPCYFNTGVMVIDLTKWRKYRYTRKLERWMKIQRVHRIYELGSLPPFLLVFAGKIVPIDQRWNQHGLGGDNLSGSCRNIHAGPVSLLHWSGGGKPWLRLDSGNSCPLDELWARYDLHG
- the LOC132598414 gene encoding GATA transcription factor 16-like codes for the protein MDPTQKDDASGNETTGNPKCCSDCKTTKTPLWRSGPCGPKSLCNACGIKYRKKKRTPSKGPEKKKEKLTSNSNEDKIGNSKDGKISKVLRVKLMMLGKEVVILQRQRSSMKKPRNQRKIDEVERAAFVLMALSCGSVFA